TATACGCAATGGCCTGCCAAACACAGCTGGGATGGCTGCCTGGTGGTGAAAAAGCACCAGATAGCGCCAGGTAAAGAGGCGGATGGTAAAGCCACTGTGGTGGTCAATTATGATGTGCTGGGCGAATTCGACGGTGTGCGGGTGGCGATGTCCCCCCGCCAGGACCAATTGACCCTGGAGCTGGCGAAGCAGGGCAATCAATGGAAGATCATGGGCGCACCCGCCAAGCCCAGGCTGACCACGATGGCGACCTTGCCTTTGTTGCAGGAGCAGTTGGAGCAGGCCAAGGGGTTGGGTGACCCATCGGTCGTTCAGCAGATCGAAGAGAGCATCCGCGCCCTGAAATAATCACCGCCCGAGATGGGCGTCTGAATCGAGTTCAATCATCGTGTCGTTGCATGTGGAAGTGCTGGGCCGTGGGCCCAATCTGGTGATGCTGCATGGCTGGGCCATGCACGGAGGGATCTGGCATGGTATTGCCGAGCGCCTGGCCGAGCATTTTTGCGTTCATCTGGTCGATCTGCCGGGGCACGGCCATAGCGTGGCTGTCGAGCCGTTTGGATTGAAAGCCATTGCGGATCGCATTGCTGCTGAATTCCCCTGGCCGGTGCATGTATTGGGCTGGTCGCTGGGCGGGGCGGTGGCGTTGCGCTGGGCGTTGGATCAGCCACACGCCATCAACAAACTGGTGTTGGTTGCCAGCTCGCCTTGCTTTGCACAGCGCCCGGATTGGCCTGCAGCGATGAAGCATGAAGTGCTCGCTGGGTTTGCGGGCCATCTGCAGACTGATTATGAGGGCACGCTGAAGCGCTTTCTGGCGTTGCAGGCCATGGGAGGGCAAGCGACGCGGGAGGTGTTGCGCACCCTGCAAGAGAAGCTTTTCGAGCGGGGGCGGCCAGATGGCATGGTGCTGGGCAAGGGGCTTGATCTGCTGCGAGATGTGGATATCCGCCACGAGCTGGTTCACCTCGATCAGCCGACGCTGCTCATCTACGGCGAGCGGGACGGACTGACCCCCGCCCCGGTTGGCCGTTGGCTGGCAGATCACCTGCCCGATGCCGAGCTGTGGATGTTGAAGGACGGTGCACATGCGCCGTTCGTGTCGCACCCTGACCATTTCGTGGCGCGGGTGGTGCAGTTCCTTTCGTGAAGGCGGCCAGGCGCAGCCTGACGTAAACAATTGGCCGAGGCTTGTGCGCAACAGGC
This portion of the Chitinivorax tropicus genome encodes:
- the bioH gene encoding pimeloyl-ACP methyl ester esterase BioH; translated protein: MSLHVEVLGRGPNLVMLHGWAMHGGIWHGIAERLAEHFCVHLVDLPGHGHSVAVEPFGLKAIADRIAAEFPWPVHVLGWSLGGAVALRWALDQPHAINKLVLVASSPCFAQRPDWPAAMKHEVLAGFAGHLQTDYEGTLKRFLALQAMGGQATREVLRTLQEKLFERGRPDGMVLGKGLDLLRDVDIRHELVHLDQPTLLIYGERDGLTPAPVGRWLADHLPDAELWMLKDGAHAPFVSHPDHFVARVVQFLS